A single Lolium perenne isolate Kyuss_39 chromosome 6, Kyuss_2.0, whole genome shotgun sequence DNA region contains:
- the LOC139832328 gene encoding uncharacterized protein, with amino-acid sequence MTESTCSKTVYKFCRAVIAVFGGDYLRAPRTDDTSQILAQNADRGFPGMLIGVGKIAFLLGKGCLRGINVSAMLFLMRWQTMTSGFGMAGIHNDINVLQRFPVFVRLVEGQASSVSFDVNGHAYNNGYYLADDIYPTYTTSLKTIPALTSEMDAYFASCQEAARKNVERAFDVL; translated from the coding sequence ATGACGGAGTCAACATGCTCCAAGACTGTCTACAAGTTTTGTCGAGCCGTCATAGCAGTATTTGGTGGAGATTATTTGAGAGCACCGAGGACAGATGATACATCTCAGATCCTGGCACAAAATGCAGACCgagggtttcctgggatgctcaTTGGGGTTGGAAAAATTGCCTTTTTACTTGGCAAGGGATGTTTAAGGGGCATAAATGTTAGTGCAATGTTATTCTTAATGCGATGGCAGACCATGACCTCTGGATTTGGCATGGCAGGAATCcacaatgatatcaacgtgttgcagcgctTTCCGGTGTTTGTCAGGCTAGTTGAGGGACAAGCTTCTTCCGTGAGCTTTGATGTCAACGGCCACGCATACAACAATGGGTACTATCTAGCCGATGACATCTATCCAACGTATACTACATCTCTGAAGACAATCCCTGCTCTAACTTCAGAGATGGACGCTTATTTTGCGTCATGCCAGGAAGCAGCTCGCAAGAATGTTGAGCGGGCTTTTGATGTGCTCTAG